From a single Arachnia propionica genomic region:
- a CDS encoding NUDIX hydrolase → MAAQQNQVSDFKVQVDIVDGIGQLRWEEQVVDASTLERAVSLAADDAILAHNLRRLQCDIPATDRVAMVALHRCGFRREGRLRSALLTPSGHLVDVLVYARLAVDPVYGPHGFSGVMNSVLPTKRVIAHVVFRDEAGRVLLTETTYKEDWELPGGVVDPNESPRAGGRRELLEEIGLDIDPGEPAITDWMTPHLGWSDAIEFIYDGGILPNTIARSLAPCDRELRAIHWVPREELPDRVSELSARRINLLLDGYRGATENGMRIP, encoded by the coding sequence CTGGCTGCGCAGCAAAACCAGGTGAGCGACTTCAAGGTCCAGGTGGACATCGTTGACGGTATCGGCCAGCTCCGTTGGGAGGAGCAGGTGGTGGACGCCTCGACCCTCGAGCGAGCGGTTTCCCTCGCCGCCGACGATGCCATCTTGGCCCACAACCTTCGTCGGTTGCAGTGCGACATCCCAGCCACGGACCGGGTCGCCATGGTTGCACTGCACCGTTGCGGTTTTCGGCGGGAGGGCAGATTGCGTTCAGCTTTGCTCACCCCGTCGGGGCACTTGGTGGACGTGCTGGTCTACGCCCGGCTGGCCGTGGATCCGGTCTACGGTCCGCACGGTTTCTCAGGGGTGATGAACTCGGTGCTGCCGACGAAACGCGTCATCGCCCACGTCGTTTTCCGAGACGAGGCCGGTCGGGTATTGCTGACAGAAACGACCTACAAGGAGGATTGGGAACTTCCCGGCGGGGTGGTGGATCCGAATGAGTCGCCCCGCGCGGGAGGCCGCCGCGAACTGCTCGAGGAAATCGGCCTCGACATCGATCCCGGTGAGCCCGCCATCACCGACTGGATGACGCCCCACCTCGGCTGGAGCGACGCCATCGAGTTCATCTACGACGGCGGCATCCTGCCCAATACAATCGCCCGTTCCCTCGCGCCCTGTGATCGTGAGCTCAGGGCAATCCATTGGGTCCCACGCGAGGAGCTCCCGGACAGGGTCAGCGAGTTGTCAGCCCGGAGAATCAACCTGCTTCTCGACGGTTACCGGGGTGCCACGGAGAACGGAATGCGGATTCCCTGA